ACCGCGTGGGCTTCCTGCTGGGCGGGGAGCTGGTCGAAGTGCAGCCAAGCGAGGCCTTCTTCTCGTCGCCGGAAGATCCACGTTCCGCGGCATTTGTCAGCGGCGAGATGACGTACTGAAAGCGAGGCACTTCATGAGTATATTCAGCAAGAAGAAACAGAACCGTTTCATCGAACTGTTGATCAAACAGGCGGAGTACTCCTTCGAGGGCATGCAGACCCTGCAGGAGTATGTGCGTGGACCCGATCCGGCGTTGGCCCAGCAGGTTTCCGACATCGAGGGTCACGCCGACGAGGTCCGCCGGATCCTGATCGATGAGCTGAACCGGACGTTCGTCACCCCGCTGGATCGGGAGGACATCTTCGCCCTTTCGCTGGCCATCGACGACATCTTGGACTACGCCTTCACGACGGTCGAAGAGATGGCGCTGCTTGGTATTCAGCCCAACCCGTTTCTCGAGCGCATGGTGTCGCTGCTGACCGACGCCGCGCGTGAGATCCACAATGCTGTGATGCGGCTGGAAGATCATCCCAACGTGGCGAACGATCACGCAGTACGGGCGAAGGCGCTGGAGAATCGGATGGAGGCGGTTTACCGCGAGGCCGTGGCGGATCTCTTCGCCGGCCCGCGCGATATCGACCACCTGGTCGAGATGCTGAAGCTGCGCGAGATCTACCGCCACCTATCGAATGCGGCGGACCGCGGGGACGAGGCGGCCAACGTCATCGGAGACATTGTCGTCAAGAAGATGTAACTCCCGGGTCGGGTGTGCCGAAGTTCCCGTTCGGCCCCAGAGCCTGGGGAACATGACGGCGAATGCAGCCGGGGGGTGCTCGTACCCCGCATCTCTGTGCCGGCATGCTCGTGGTCTGCCGCGAGGCGGGGTTCACTCCGGATCTCCAGCCGCCAGCCGATCGAGCTTGACGCCAACCTCCCGCCACTGAATCTTGGACAGCCCGAGTTTCTGGCGAATCTGGTCGCGGTCGACGCTGTCCCGGATGTCTCCCAGGGCGCTTGTCCATCGGCACATGTTGAATGACAGGTGTTTCTCCAAGCCGGCGGCTTCGCCAATATCCTCCAGCAGATACTCCAGCCGCCGCGGCGAATACGGGAACACGCGGTCACGCGGGGCGTACTGGCTGAGGTATTCGCGGTAAGCCTTGGCCCACGCCTCATCCAGGCGGAGCTTGCGCTCACGATACCGTTTGCGGACCTCGCCGTAGCGGACGAACAGCGTCGGCCCTTCGCTGGCTGTCAGGTCAATATGGTTGAGGTGGATCGTCAGGCATTCGTTCTTCTTGATCCCGGTCTGAAGTAAGAGGCTGAGGAGCGTGAAGGGGCGGGCGTCCGGCTTGTCCGCCTGCCGCCAGGCGGCCGCCGCATCCAGCGCTGCCTGCACCTCGTCCGGACTCAAGACTTGAGGCAGGGGGCTGAGGACGGTCTGCTGCGGGATGGGCGCAGCCGGATCCTCGTCCAACACCCCGGCCTCGATCAACCAGCGGAAGAATGCCTTGACCGAGGTCACGCGGCGTGCATACGTCTTGGGGCTGCACGGCGCCTTGCGCCTGTGGAGCATCCAGTCCAGGAAATTGCGGATGTCATGGGTGGCGACCGCGCCGACCGGTGTCCCGCCGCCCACGAACTTGGCCAGAAGACGCAGGTCGGCCGTGAAGGCCTTGACAGTGTGAATCGACCGGCCGCTGCTTTCCAGCGCTTCCCCCCAAGCATTGACGGCGGCGCTGATGGCGGTGTCCCGCCGCACCGGACCCGCCGGGGGGGGAGCCTGCGCCGGTCCCGACGGTCTGGAGAAGAGCGGCAGTTCTTCGCCGCGCTCGGGCGGCGAAAGGCGGCTCGCTTCCTTGCGTGTAGTCATATCCAGGAAATCGTATGCGGGACGTACGGAAATGTCAACCGTCGCTGGCCGACTGCCGGCGGGTTGGATCGAAGCACGGGTTGTAGTCGTCGGCCACGATCAGGCGGAAGCGAGCCCTCGCCGCCGGCTCTGGCGCGGCGCGCACACGCGAGTCGTCGAGTCCCAGCACCTGCAGGAGCGCCTGGACAGCCGAATCATTTCCGGGTTGAAGCTCAAGCAGCAAGGTAGGGCCATCGGATGGCTCCGCGGAGGAGCCGCTGAAGGTGGGAACCCCGGCGTAGGCCAGCCGCTCGGCAGCCAGCTCCACCCAACCCGGCTGCCGGCTGGCATCGACCACCTCGACCTGCACCCCATCCAACGAGCCCGCCATCGACCAGGCCTCGTCCGAGAACGTGCGCTCCAGCAGGGCCCGGAGGGCATCGGGTTTAGGAACCAGCACGGCCGCGCCGGACGTCGGGACTCGGAAGTCCTCCACCTGCTCCCGCCCAATGAACCGGCTGCGCACCGAGGCCGGACCGATGTCTGCCGCCAGTGGAGCCAAGTTGAGCAAGTCGTTGAGTGTGAGATCGGTTGAGGCGTGCCGAGACAGCGTCTGGAACATCGACGGGATCCGGGTCACGAGGTTCGTGTCTCGGAGGTGGCGGTACACGGCGCGCAGCACTTCCTGCTGGCGGCGGGAACGGTCGAAATCCGATGAGCGGGCACGGGCGCGGGAATACCACAATGCCTGCGCCCCATCCATGGCCACCGGACCGGTCGGAACCGTGAACAGCTCCCAGCTGTCCTGCTTCTCGGGGGGCGCCTCCGGCGATTTCAAGCGCCAATCCGTGTACGAACAGGCGACCAGCACCTCGACGCCGCCCAGCGCGTCGACCAGGTCTTCGAAACCCTGCATCTCGACCCGCACATAGCGGTCCACCGGGATTCCGAGGTTGTACTGGATGGAGTCACGGAGCAAGCCCATTCCGCCGCCCGGATAGTCTCGGTTCTCGCCGATGCCAAACGAGGTGTTGATGCGCTGCATGCCCTGCCCGGGAAGGTACACCCAGAGATCGCGTGGGATGGAGAGTACGACGGCCTGCTTCCCAACGGGGTCGAGCGACACCAGGATCAGGACGTCATCGCGAAACTCATTCCCGGCCCGGCGATCGGATCCGAGCAGCAGGACATTGGTGACCTGCTGCCCGAAGGGGATCGGGTCCGCCGGCGGTGGGATCTGCTCTCCGGCAGCCGGGGTCAGCCGGACCGCCCGTGCCGTCGGAGCGGGCGCCACGCCGTCGGTCGCTTGCGGGATAGGGGTGCGGGCGGACGGGAAGAACGGTGTGTGAAACGACTGAATGGCAGGAGGGCTGATTGCAGGTGGCGAGGGGGGGAGTTCCGTCCGTTGGGGCACCATGCTCGGTGCCCCAGCGCAGCCCGAAGCGATCAGCGCCGTGCCTAGAACCAGTCCCGAAGCCCGGGCCCACCGGCTCACGAAGGCAGAGCCGCCTCCAGCATCGCCTGGATGGCGTCCCGGTTCGGCAGCAGGACAGAGGCACCGCTCAGGGGAACGCGCCAGCCTGTGGCCATGCTGGTGTCGATCGAGAACCTCCGAATACGCGCCGGATCGCCGGAGACGGCGGTGGCCACAGGCAATAGATCGAGCAGATCGTTCAGGCCCAAGTCGGTCTGCACCAGCGTCGAGAGCTGCGCGTGCAGCTCCGGCAACCGCGCCAGCCCGTTCAAACTGACGACCCGCTGGAAGAGCGCAATCAGGACTTCCTGCTGACGGCGCAGCCGATCGAAATCACTGGAGGCCTTACGCATACGAACGTAGCACAGCGCCTTGAAGCCGTCCATGTGAACCGTTCCCGGCGAGTAGTTGTGATAGTACCCTCCGCACTCGTCGTACAAGTAGCCGCCGACCTGTACATCGATCCCGCCGAGCAGGTCGACGCCCTGGATGAATCCCGTGAAATTGCCGCGCGCCATGTGGCTCGGCCGGATCCCGAAGTTGTAGGCAATCGTGTCATACAGCATCGGCAGACCGCCGCGGATCTCGGCGGTGTTGACCCGGTCGACCCGCCAGCCCGGGATGTAAACGTACAGATCTCGAGGCACCGAAATCAAGGTGACACGACCGGCGGTCCGATCGACCACGGCGATCATGATCGTATCGTTCCGCCCGATGCTCTCGTTGGGTCGGGCGTCGGATCCCAGCAGCAGAATCACATCGGCGCCCGGGGGAAGCTCGAAGGCTGGCATCGGGGGTGGGATCTCGATGGCGGAGACTTCGACCGGCCCGGCGAAGGATCCCCACGGATTGGAAGGGGTGGCGGTTGCCGGCGGCGGGGCCGCCGTTGCCGTCGTGTCGGGCGTGGCAGAAGGCGCCAGCGGATAGAACGGTGTGGGCGTGCTGGCGGAATCGACCAGCACGCCCTGGGCGCCCGTGATGGACGCCACAGGCAGCGTTCCCGAGTTGCAGGCCACTCCTAGGACGATCCAGCATGCGGCGACCGCTGAGAATGCCCGCCGTCTTGCGCGCCACTGCATGCGACCGGTGCCTCCTTCGCTCATGCTGCGCTCAGCCTGCCTGCCGTTTCGCAGCCGATCGTTCCTCGGACCTGATCGGCCGGTCCGGGGTTCTCGCTTCACCAGGAGCCAAAGGCAGAAGCGCAGTATACGTTGTTCCGTATCCCGGGCGGCTGTCGACCCAAACCCGGCCGCCGATTGCATCGCACAGGCGTTTGACCAGGGGCAGCCCGACCCCGCCATCCTGGATGCCCGTTGGCCGCCGGGCGGCGGCGGAGATTTGCGGCTCAAACACCATCCCCAGGTGCTCGCTGGCAATTCCCGGGCCGCGATCCGCCACTTCCAGCATCACGTAGCTGGCGCCGGCGTCGCGAATCACGTGGGCCGTCACGGTCAAATCTTCCCCGTCCGGTGTAACAGCCACGGCGTTGGCCAGCAAGTTGTCAAGCAGCTGCTCCAGGACGGAGGGCTCCGCCCGCAGGACAGGGATGCGCTCGGGCAGATCCAGCTGGAGCCGGAGATTGTGCTCCCGTAGGGCACCGGTGTAGCGCGAAATGACCTGCTGCAGGCAAGTGTCGAGAACCGCCCACTCGCCTTGGTCCTCCAGCGCCTCCGATCCTGGCGCCAATCGATCGCGCAGTTCTTGGGCGAGCGCCTGGGAACGAAGCAATCCGCCATGCAGGCGCTCCAGATACTTGCGCTGGATCGAGGTCAATGCGCCGGCCACATCGTCCAGCATCAGGCTGCTGTAGCTGGAGGCCGAGCGCAGGCCTTGCTCAAGGCGGGACGAGAGCGGACGCAAGGCGGTTGCTTGCTCCTGGGCCGAGGAGTGCGCCTGTTGTGCGGCCGTGAGCAATGCCAATTGCGAGCGAGCTTCCGCCAGTTCCTGCAGCACCATCACCAACTCGTCGGATGGCTGGTCGGCAGACTGCGGCCGATCCTTCCAGGCACGGGCGGCTGAAAAGGCGGCGTTGGCTGCAAGAGCGGGGGGTGATCCGGCGCCCGCTATCTCACGCTCCGGAGTAGGGCGAAGCTGGAGCTGGGCAAACCGATCCGCCAGCAGGATGCACAGGCGCTCCAACTGCGCTTTCTCCTCCGTCGACCACCTGCGCTGGGCGAAAGGAGAGAACAACAACAGTCCGGCCTGCAGCGCCTCGCCCGAAAGGATCGGAAGCAAGAGAAGGGTGCCGGATTCGTAGGCTTCCATCTCGTCCATCAAGCCTTCGAGATCGGGAGGCTTGGGATCCTCAAACACCTCCAGAATCCGGCGCTCGACCAGAGCTTCCTGGATGGCGGGATAAGCCGTGCCGTTCATGGCGAATCCGGGCAGTGGACGCTCGCGAATGTGGTCGTACCCCTTGGCGGCGGAGAACCGTCCCCGGTCGTCTGGAGGGGAAAGCAGAAGGACGAACTCGACCCGGGTCGCCAGGGCTGTGGCTCTCACAACGGCGTCCGCCAGATCGCCTATCGAATCCGCTTGCATCAGATAAGCGAAGTCCATCGCCGCCTTCAGCGTGTGCTCGGGCGATGCGGTGCTCGCAGGCGAGAGCGGCGCTGGCGGGGCGGCAGGCTGCGGGAGGAAATCAGCAACGAGGAACAGGCTGAAGAAGATCATCGCCGCCAGCAAGGCGAACGGGCCAGGAGGCCAGTAGGCGCGGGCGATTGCCAGGTCGAGGAACACGGCTATCCCGATGCCTCCGGC
This region of Anaerolineales bacterium genomic DNA includes:
- a CDS encoding DUF47 family protein — translated: MSIFSKKKQNRFIELLIKQAEYSFEGMQTLQEYVRGPDPALAQQVSDIEGHADEVRRILIDELNRTFVTPLDREDIFALSLAIDDILDYAFTTVEEMALLGIQPNPFLERMVSLLTDAAREIHNAVMRLEDHPNVANDHAVRAKALENRMEAVYREAVADLFAGPRDIDHLVEMLKLREIYRHLSNAADRGDEAANVIGDIVVKKM
- a CDS encoding LCP family protein; translated protein: MQWRARRRAFSAVAACWIVLGVACNSGTLPVASITGAQGVLVDSASTPTPFYPLAPSATPDTTATAAPPPATATPSNPWGSFAGPVEVSAIEIPPPMPAFELPPGADVILLLGSDARPNESIGRNDTIMIAVVDRTAGRVTLISVPRDLYVYIPGWRVDRVNTAEIRGGLPMLYDTIAYNFGIRPSHMARGNFTGFIQGVDLLGGIDVQVGGYLYDECGGYYHNYSPGTVHMDGFKALCYVRMRKASSDFDRLRRQQEVLIALFQRVVSLNGLARLPELHAQLSTLVQTDLGLNDLLDLLPVATAVSGDPARIRRFSIDTSMATGWRVPLSGASVLLPNRDAIQAMLEAALPS
- a CDS encoding tyrosine-type recombinase/integrase; the protein is MTTRKEASRLSPPERGEELPLFSRPSGPAQAPPPAGPVRRDTAISAAVNAWGEALESSGRSIHTVKAFTADLRLLAKFVGGGTPVGAVATHDIRNFLDWMLHRRKAPCSPKTYARRVTSVKAFFRWLIEAGVLDEDPAAPIPQQTVLSPLPQVLSPDEVQAALDAAAAWRQADKPDARPFTLLSLLLQTGIKKNECLTIHLNHIDLTASEGPTLFVRYGEVRKRYRERKLRLDEAWAKAYREYLSQYAPRDRVFPYSPRRLEYLLEDIGEAAGLEKHLSFNMCRWTSALGDIRDSVDRDQIRQKLGLSKIQWREVGVKLDRLAAGDPE
- a CDS encoding GAF domain-containing sensor histidine kinase; this encodes MWIGAALLLLSILVLIAIHQRGRALAPESRRTWLFASAAVVGVQLAALGYAALALAADSPPVFTPPLRWTADMLSWILLLGIACLPVLPRRGRVSVLAAVGLCLLVGLGYSWTSWNAGSAGCLPAAWPAATCSPPAWLLVLTLVLALAVSGTACALLVVRRPAGWPWFSAAAGGIGIAVFLDLAIARAYWPPGPFALLAAMIFFSLFLVADFLPQPAAPPAPLSPASTASPEHTLKAAMDFAYLMQADSIGDLADAVVRATALATRVEFVLLLSPPDDRGRFSAAKGYDHIRERPLPGFAMNGTAYPAIQEALVERRILEVFEDPKPPDLEGLMDEMEAYESGTLLLLPILSGEALQAGLLLFSPFAQRRWSTEEKAQLERLCILLADRFAQLQLRPTPEREIAGAGSPPALAANAAFSAARAWKDRPQSADQPSDELVMVLQELAEARSQLALLTAAQQAHSSAQEQATALRPLSSRLEQGLRSASSYSSLMLDDVAGALTSIQRKYLERLHGGLLRSQALAQELRDRLAPGSEALEDQGEWAVLDTCLQQVISRYTGALREHNLRLQLDLPERIPVLRAEPSVLEQLLDNLLANAVAVTPDGEDLTVTAHVIRDAGASYVMLEVADRGPGIASEHLGMVFEPQISAAARRPTGIQDGGVGLPLVKRLCDAIGGRVWVDSRPGYGTTYTALLPLAPGEARTPDRPIRSEERSAAKRQAG
- a CDS encoding LCP family protein is translated as MSRWARASGLVLGTALIASGCAGAPSMVPQRTELPPSPPAISPPAIQSFHTPFFPSARTPIPQATDGVAPAPTARAVRLTPAAGEQIPPPADPIPFGQQVTNVLLLGSDRRAGNEFRDDVLILVSLDPVGKQAVVLSIPRDLWVYLPGQGMQRINTSFGIGENRDYPGGGMGLLRDSIQYNLGIPVDRYVRVEMQGFEDLVDALGGVEVLVACSYTDWRLKSPEAPPEKQDSWELFTVPTGPVAMDGAQALWYSRARARSSDFDRSRRQQEVLRAVYRHLRDTNLVTRIPSMFQTLSRHASTDLTLNDLLNLAPLAADIGPASVRSRFIGREQVEDFRVPTSGAAVLVPKPDALRALLERTFSDEAWSMAGSLDGVQVEVVDASRQPGWVELAAERLAYAGVPTFSGSSAEPSDGPTLLLELQPGNDSAVQALLQVLGLDDSRVRAAPEPAARARFRLIVADDYNPCFDPTRRQSASDG